The Gemmatimonas aurantiaca T-27 DNA segment TCATCGATGTTGACGCGCCGCCCCTGGATCGGGTGGGTGCTGGTAATCGGGCTCTTTGGCGGAGCGATCGGGGTCGGCGTGCTGGCCGGCGCCTGGGCGGTTATTTGCCGCAGCGGTCGCTGCCCCTCCATTGCCGCGCTCGAGCAGTACGTCCCGCGCCAGACCTCCAAGGTCTACGCCGCCGACGGGCGTTTCATCACCGAACTTGGCCTCGAGCGCCGTACGTTGGTGCGCCTGCAGGACATCCCCAAGCACGTCCGGGATGCCGTGGTGATGACCGAGGACCGCCGGTTCTATCAGCACGCCGGCATCGACTACTTCCGTATCTTCGGCGCCGCGCTGCGCAACATTCGCGCCGGTGGCTACGCGCAGGGTTTTTCGACCATCACCATGCAGTTGGCCCGCAACGTGTTCTCCGACCGCATTTCGCGCGAGAAGACGCTGCTCCGGAAGGTGAAGGAAGCCCGCGTCGCCCGTGCCATCGAAATGCGCTACTCGAAGGACAAGATCCTCGAGCTGTACCTCAATCAGGTGTATCTGGGCAACGGCGCCTACGGCGTGGAGACTGCCTCGCAGCGTTACTTCGGTAAGTCGGTGCGCGATGTCACGGTTGCCGAAGCGGCGGTGTTGGCTGGTTTGCTGAAGGGGCCTGAACGCTACAACCCACGCCGGTTTGCCGATCGTGCCATCCAGCGTCGGAACACGGTGCTGGAACTGATGCGCCGCGGTGGCGCCATCAACGACGCCGACGCCTCACTGGCCAAGGCGTACCCGTTGCAGCTCGCCGAGCGCAGCGAGTCGGGAGATATCGCGCCGTACTTCGTGGAGTGGGTGCGCCAGGAACTCGAAGCGCATTTCGGCAAGCGTCTCTACGATGAAGGGCTCAAGGTCTACACGTCACTCGACGTGGACATGCAGACGGCCTCGGAGCGTGCCCTCGAGAACCAACTGCAGGCCATTGAGGCAGGTCGGCATGGCGCGTACAAGCACCTGACCTACGAAGCGTATCTCGCCCGTAGTGCCGATGGCGGCGAGCGGGGGGCAGCCAATGCGCCATACCTCCAGGGCGCGTTCGTGGCCATCGATCCGCGCAGTGGCGCCGTGCGCGCCATGGTGGGCGGACGTGACTTCGGTGACTCCAAGTTCAATCGTGCCGTGCAGGCGCTGCGGCAGCCCGGCTCCACCTTCAAGCCGGTGGTGTATGCCACGGCCATACACGAAGGATTTGGACCGTCGCAGGTCGTGGACGATTCGCCCATCTCGCTCGATCAGGTGAGCGGCGAGACGTGGACCCCGCAGAACTACGATCTCAAGTTCCAGGGCAATGTGCCGCTGCGTCGCGCCCTGTACATGTCGCGTAACGTGCCGGCCATTCGCACCGGCATGGCGGTGGGTACGGATGCGGTGATCTCGATGGCTCGGCGTTTCGGTATCAGCACACCCATCCCGCCGTATCCGTCCATCTTCATCGGCTCGGCGGACGTGTATCCGGTGCAGATGATCGGCGCCTACTCGGTGTTTGCCAATCTCGGATTGCACACCACGCCCCACGCCATCCTCAAGGTGGAGAATGCCGAAGGCAAGGTGATCTGGAAGCCCACGCCGAACCGCGAGGCGGTGCTGTCGCCGGAAGAAGCGTGGCTGATGGTGAGCATGATGAAGGACGTGGTGGTGCGTGGCACGGCGGCACGCATCTGGAGCAATGGGTTCCGTGTGCCAGCGGGCGGCAAGACCGGCACCACCAACGATGGCGCCGACGTCTGGTTCATCGGGTACACGGCCGATCTGGTGGCCGGTGTGTGGATGGGCTTCGATCGTCCGCAGAAGATCAAATCGAACGCGCAGGGTGGTGAACTGGCCGCTCCGGCATGGGCTGCATTCATGACCGAGGTGTATCGCCGCAAGCCGCAGCCGCCCGACTGGCCCCGCCCCGATGGTGTGGTCACGCGCGAGGTCGATGCGGCCACGGGTCGCCTGGCCAATAGCAGTTGCCTTGGTGCCGTGGTCACGGAGTTTTTCGTGCAGGGCTATGAGCCCACGCAAAGCTGCAGCGATGCCTCCGGCCCCACGCCGATGAGTGCCGACAGCGCGCGCATCCGCTCCATGCGAGACACGACGAATCCGTTTCGCATTCCGCCGCAGTAGCGAACGTTCGGCATGACCGTCGGCGCGCACAGGGGGCAACCCGCAGGGTCGCCCGCAGGACAGGCCACACTCTACACCGCAGATTGGGTGCTGCCGATCTCCGCGGCACCCATCCGGAACGGTGGTGTGCTGGTGGAGCAGGGCATCATTCGCTGGGTTGGCGCCGTGCGGGAGATGCCTCCCCAAATCACGGATGCGGTGCCGGTCGAGGCCCTTGGGGCGGCCGTGCTCATGCCTGGCCTGGTCAATGCGCACACCCACCTCGAGCTCACCACACTCCGTGGGTTTCTCGAAGGGTTCGATTTTCGCGATTGGCTGCGCACGCTCACGGAGGTGCGCCGCGATCTGCTGACGATGGACGATCTCGTCGACGCCTCGCGGGTGGGCATCGCCGAAGCCCTTCGGCATGGCATCACCACGATGGCCGACACCACGGACTCGGCGGCGCCGCTACAGGCCATGCACGAACTGGGCGTGCGTGGTATCGGCTACGTGGAGGTGTTTGGTCCCGATCCCGCGCAGTGTGCGACATCGATTGCGCGCCTGCAGGAACGGGTACTGACGCTGCGCGCGCAGGATACATCGCTGGTGCAGGTCGGTGTGTCACCGCATGCGCCGTACACCGTGAGCGCCGCGCTCTTTGCGGCCACGGCGACGTTGGCCCGTGAGCAGGCCTTGCCGATGGCGGTGCACATCGCGGAGAGCGCAGCAGAAACCGCGTTCGTGCGTGACGGCGCGGGGGCCTTTGCCGAGCGATTGCAGGCGCGTGGCATTGCCGTGGCACCGCAGGCGCGCTCACCCATCGCGCTGCTCGATGCCTGCGGCGTATTGGCATGCCGGCCACTGCTCATTCACGCCATTCGCGTGGACGATGAAGATCTGGCGCGTGTGGCCGACCGTGGTGCGCGCATTGTGCATTGCCCGATCTCGAACGCCAAACTCGGTCACGGAATCGCGCCGCTCGATCGCATGCTCGCGCACGGCGTGGCGGTTGGTCTGGGTTCGGACTCGGTGGCCAGCAACGATCGCATGCATCTGCTCGACGAAGCGCGCCAGGCCACGCTGTGGCACGCGGTCCGTTCCGGCGTGCCCGATTCCCTCGATGCCCACACCGCGCTGCGTCTCGCCACCCAGGGTGGTGCGGATGCGTTGGGATTGGGAGACGTGATCGGAACGCTCGACACGGGAAAGGCCGCCGATCTCGTGGCGTTTCCGCTGGATGTGGCGCTGGTGGGGCCGGTCTTTGACCCGGCCGTCACGCTGGTCCACGTATTGGCAGGGCGTGCCGAGGCGTCGTTTGTCAGTGTGGCCGGCGCGGTGCTCGTCCGTAACGGATCGGTGACAGTGGGTGCCGCCTCACTGATCGACGGCAGTATGACACGACTGGTCGCAGCGGCATCGCGCCTCGAGCAGTGGCGGCATCGCGGTCCGGCGTGATATGCTTCGTGATGCGCATCCACCGTGTCCAGCTCCTTCAGAGCCGTCGCAGGCCGCCCAGTAGTCCGCGTCGGAGTGCTTCCAGGGACACGGTCATTCTTCGGATGGCGCGTTTCTAGTCTCCACCAATTCCCCGCTGTTTGCCGGCCGGCCTCCGAGTCGACGCACCAGCGGGGATTTGTTTTTGGGGACATCAGGTCGACTGCAGCAATTCAGCGGAGGGTAGGGCGTGATCGCCGGATGTCTCGCACTGAATGCGTCGTACGAACCACTGACGATGGTCCCGCTGCGGCGGGCCCTGCGTCTCGTCATCGACGGGAAAGCGGAAATCGTCGAAGCCGAGCGTGGAGTGCCGGTGCGGTCGGAGAAGCGGGCGTTCCCGCGCCCCGCCGTGATCCGACTCACCCGCTTCGTGCATGTGCCACGTCGCTTCCGCCGTCAGGTCACCAATACGTTTCTGTTCGCGCGTGATGACTACCAGTGTCAGTACTGTGGTCGTCGCTCGAATGAACTGAAGACGCGCGAATCCCTGACGCGTGATCATCTCATTCCGATGTCGCGCGGTGGCACCAACGAATGGTCGAACGTGGTCACCGCCTGCAGCTCCTGCAACACCCGCAAGGCGAATCGCCTGCCGGCGGAAATCGGCATGGTGCCCCTGCACGTGCCGACCGAGCCGCACTTTGTGCACCTGTCGTGGGCGGTGCGACGCCTGACCCCGATCCAGGCGCAGTACATCCGCACGTTTTATGGTGAGGACACGCTGCGGGAACTGCAGAAGATCGAACACGGAACCCCGGTGCGCGCGGCGCATTGAGCGCCCGGGGCCTGGTGTGCACCTGCACCGGGCTCCCCGCATGGGTTGGTCAGAATAAGGTCGACGGACTGCGGGCTTCCAGTCTGCGCACCTCGCCGCCCAACAAACGGCTGGCGAGTGTGCGCACACCGCGTGTGAGCGCCGAGGCCGGGCTGCGCTTACCCTGCACGGCGGGGGCCGCCTCACCTCGTAGCCAGCGATCGAGTTCGTCCAGATCACTCACCTGCAGCGATTGCAACTCGGCCTGCACGAGCACGTAGCTCTTTTTGCCACGCGGCGGGGACGGCAGTGCGGGGGCAAACGCGAGTTCCATCGCTGCACGCGCGTCAGCAAAACGTGTGTAGCTCCCCAATGAGGTGATGGCGCCGGCCACACGCCGCACCACCTCATAGCTGCGATCGATGACGTCATAACGCACGATGATGTCCCACTCGGCGCGGCCATTCACATCGTCGAACCAACGACCTTCCGACCAGAGTTCCGCGCGGACGTGCAGGCGCGCGGGAAATCCACTGCGGACCATTTCGTCGAACGGCTTTTCGGCCAGCACCCCGCGCACGGCAATCACCGGCGGATAGTTCGTCGGGCTGATACGGATATCGATCTCCGGTTTCCCCTGCGCCCATGCGGCGGCACTGCTGCTCACCAGGAGCAGCAGTGCAACCACGAAGCGCAGGAGGGGGCGGATCGAGCGCACCAGAAATTCAGATCAGAAGCGACGTGACAAGCGCACGTACACGTTGGGTGACTGACCGCTCTCGGACACCGCCTGCGCGATGTACACGCCGAAACTGCCGAAGTCGAAACCACCGCCAATGTCGGTGCGCCAGCCGCTGATCGGCGGCAACTTGCTGCGGCCGAAGGTGAGGTCCGCGATGGTCGGGCTGCCGGCATCACTCACCAGCCAGCCGCGTCCCGAGTTCGCGAAGATCACCCACGTGCCATCGCCGCGCACACCGTTGAATCCCCAGCGACGATCACCGTAGTTGTCATCGCCGAACAGGTTGATGCGGAAGTCGCCCTTCCACTCGAGCTGCGCCAGCACCATGCGGTCACACTGCGCGGGCCGTCCAAGCGCGATGTAGGCGCTCTCGTCGCCCGTGGCACAGGTGCCCACATCATTGCTGCCGATCATGCGCCGGAAGTCGAAGCCCGGCAGTGCATCGATGCCACTGACGGCGAGCCGTCGTTGAATGGGCAGGGCATCGCCGTTCACCCAACCACCAGCCACGACACGCATGTTGAGCTGCGCCTGCGGTCCAAGGCGGTTGTAGCGCCGCAGGTCCACGAACGCGCGTGAGTACTCTGTTTCGACACTGCCCTGTGGTTCGGTGGGGATGCCGCGCAATCCCGCCGTCAACGGGCCGAATCGGTCGATGGTGCCGGAGCCGCGTTCCCACTCACCGCGCAGATACCATCCCGAGCGGGGATTCTCCGGGTTGGTACGTGTGTCGAGCACCGCAGACACGGTGAGCAGGTCCATCACGCCTTCATCGGCCGCCGGGTTCACCCGCCATGGTGTGTCGCCCGAGAAGATGGACCACACGTCGCGCATGCGCCGGCTGCTCCAGCGTTCGCGGCCATACGACGCGCGCAGTTCCGAACCACGCCCGGAGAACAGCGACACATATCCCTGCCCACCATGGCGTTGCCAGTAGTCACGATAGTCACGCGTGAAGAGGAACGCGTTGAGACCCACTTCGGCGTCGGTGAGCTGCCAACGCTCCATGGCTTCCACTTCATCGAACAGACGACCGCCAACGGCCACCCCGTGGCGATTGCCCTGACGCACTTCGAACAGCGCGCGGTGGCCGAGGTTTTCGCGATCCCAACGCAGGCCGTCGCCGGTCCGGAAGATCCCGAACAGCTCGGCTCTGATGCGCGTGTCCTCTGCCCGTGCCCGGAAGCGCGGCCCAATGATGATGGGCAGACCTTCCACGCGATTGTACGTGTGGGCGGTGGTCACGAACAACTGGCTTTCGGAACTGTTGGAGCGTTCATCACGCACCCACTGCGACCAGCGGCCGAAGAAATCGGTATCGGCCACCAGCGTGTCGGCACTTTCGTGGTATCGGTAGCGGGCGCTCCACACGCGGATCTCACCCGTGACGTTGGGGCGCTCCGGAGATTCGAAGGTGCCACCGAGCACGGTGAGCGACCCATCGATGCGTGAGCCGTCCACCAACAAGGCATCACCATTGAGAACCACCACGTGGCCTGTGACCACGCCGGCGAGGCGCGTATTGCCATCCAGCACCGCCAGGTCGCCACGGACCGTGTCGGTGGAGGCGAGGTTGAACTCCCCGCGCACGCGTCGGGTGGATGCGGCGTTGAAGATGCGAGTCACCTCGAGCGCCACATCGCGCGGAACGCCACCGATGCGGCGGTCGCTGGCGCGATTGTCACGACTGCCATCACGACCGCTGTCCCGTTGCGCCTCGATCCCGGACATGGGGATCAGCGCCGCCATCATCGCGGTGAACAGCAATGCGGCGCGCAGCAAGGGGGGGAGAACAGACCGCGAACGGGACATGGACATGAGTTGACCGGAGGGACGGGCGGGGGGATTCATCATGAACTCCATCTGAAGGTCGCTGCCCGAGAGAGCAAGACACGTACCATTGGCCTTTCCCCTCCCAGCAGAGTGTGGCATGCGTCCTTCAGAGAGACACGCCTGTGTCGGAGTGCAACGCACCGCGGAGCCCCGACAGTTGCACACCAGCAAATGGTTTGAAAATGACGAATCCCGGAAACGACGAACGACTACTCGGGGGCTGATGCCAACCCGAGCCGTCGCATCCGACGATACAAGTTGGGGCGGTCCGTTTGCAGTCGTCGCGCGGCTTCGGCCACATTCCCATCACTTTGCGCCAGTGCCGCCGAGATCAGCCGTCGTTCATAGGCATCGAGGGCATCACTGAGGGGCATGTGCGCTGCCGATGCTGGATCCGGCGTGTCCACCTCCGTTCCCGCCTCGGTACCCGAGGGCACGGCCGACGTGGCGCCGGGCAGCGCCGCTGTTTCGGGCAGCACCTGACGCACTTCGGTGCGGGTGACCTCGGAGCCGGCGTGCAGAATGGCCAACCGTTCCACGACGTTGGCCAGTTCGCGGATATTGCCGGGCCACCGGTAAGCGCTGAGCGCCCCGAGCGCACTTTCGTGCCACTGCACCAGCGGCCGACCGGTGCGGGTGCGATGACGTGCCGAGAAGTGACGCACCAGTGCCGGCAGGTCGCCCGGCCGGTCACGCAGCGGCGGCAAGTGAATGGGGATCACGTTCAGACGGAAGAACAGATCCTCTCGGAAGCTGCCGTCGGCCACGGCACGTGTCAGATCCTTGTTGGTGGCTGCCAGGATGCGCACATCCACCTTGATCGGCTTTCCACCACCCACACGTTCGATCTCACGCGCCTCGATCGCTCGCAGCAGCTTGGCCTGGGCTTCGGCCCCGAGATCACCGACCTCGTCGAGAAACAGGGTGCCCGTATGGGCCAGCTCGAACCGACCAATGCGGCGCTCAGTGGCCCCGGTGAACGCGCCCCGCTCGTGCCCGAACATCTCGCTCTCCACGAGATCGCGCGGAATAGCCGCACAATTGACGCGCACAAACGGCCGATCCCGACGGGCGCTCGAGACATGCAAGGCTGCCGCCGCGAGTTCCTTGCCGGTGCCGGACTCGCCGGTGATCAGCACGCGGGCATCGGTGGGGCCAACACGCGCGAGCAGCGCCCGCACGTCGCGCATCGCGGGCGAGTCGCCGATCATCTCGCCGGAGATGCCCAGATCTTCGCGCAGGGCGGCTGCGGCCCGTCGCGCCTGACGCAACTCGAACGCCGAAGCCAGTGCGAGCAGCACGCCCTCAGGCGTGAGCGGCTTTTCGAGGAATGTGAATGCCCCCAGTCGGGTGGCACGCACCGCGTCGGTGAGCGCCGCCCGCCCGCTCATCATGACCACCGGCATGTCCGGGCGTCGCTCGCGCAGCTTTTCCAGCAAGCCCAGCCCGTCCAGATCGCCCGGCATCATCAGGTCGATCAGCGCCACGTCCGGCTCCGAGGTCTCGGCAAGCGCGAGACCCGTGGAGCCGTCGGAGGCATCACGCACGTCGTAGCCTTCGGAGCTCAGCAACGCTCCGACCATACGCCGGATATTGGGTTCGTCGTCGACGATCAGGACGCTGGGCACGGCCGTGAACTAGCGCGACGCCGTGTGTGACGACACGGGCACCGGCTCACCGCGCTCCGTCAGCACCCGCGTGGTGAAACGCTGAGCCTCGGAGACTTTTTCCATCTCCACCGCCACCGTGTCGAGATTGCGTTCCATGTTCTCGAAGCGTGATTCGAACTGCTGTCGCAGTGCCGACTCCTGCGCGGCTGCACTGCCGCGACGATCGATGTACCGCGCGATGGCCCGCGCAATCGGCCAACCGATGCAGAGAAATCCCACGGCGGCGGCGAACGCCCACGAGATCTTCACCAAGCCATCGGGTACGACATCGCGAATGGGCACCGTCGTGCTGGTCTGGCCCTGCTGCACATGGATGCCGAGACCATCGACGCGCACCGTGATATCGGGGTCCGGGCCATTGGTGGGAAAGACAATGGTGCCGGGCTGCCGCTGCGCCTGGGCCTCTGCCCGTGCGGCATCCTGGGCCGCCGTGCGTGCGGCCTGCGTCGCATCGCGCGCGCCTTCCATGGCAGCACGCACGGCCTCGTTGATCTCCTTTTCGAGCTGCGCGCCATCGAGTGACCGCGCTGGCTGACCGGCCTGCTGCATCATCGTACCCGCTCCATGTCCTGGGCTGACCGCTCGGCCAGCAACTTGGCGGTGAATCGCTGTCCTTCACTGATGCGTTCGACTTCCACGGCTACGAGCTCCACCGCCTGTTCGATCGCCGCGAGGCGCTGGGCGACATCATTGGGCGTGCGCGACTGATCACCGCGGCGATCAAGCCAGCGGGCAAAAGAGCGCACCAGCGGACTGCCCAGCGTTATCGCCACGACCATGGAACAGCCGATGGCGATGACGGCAATGGCGCCATTGGGGACATCCTTGCGGGCCCGTGCTGGTGCGAACTCCGGTCGGCGGGAGGCTTCGGTGATGGCGCGGGCTGCGGCTCCACCGACTTCCTCACCATTGATGCTGATGCCCTGATCGTTGATGACGATGCGGTTCACGTTGCCTTTGCCATCGGGCACGGTGATCACCCGCTCGCCGCCTGCGCCCGGTTGCTCCGAGATCTGCGGTGCGGCGGCGTCACCGCGCTGCTGCCCTGAACCCTGTGTCATGTGCCCACTCCTATGTTCGACATCGGCGAGCGTGGTCCGCCGGATGTGTCTGTCCCAATCGGGAGTCGTACGAGCATCACCGTGCCGTGGCCGACGATACTCGATGCCACCACCGTGCCGCGGTGGGCTTCGATCGTTTGCCGCGCGATCGCCAGGCCCAGACCTGTGCCACCCGGCTTGGTGGTGACGTACGGTTCGAAGATGCGTTGCAGCACTTCCGGCGTCATGCCGGTGCCCGAATCGCCAATGCGGATCGCGACCATGGACGGCTCTCGGTACACCGCGACCTGAATGGTACCGGCGCCGGGTGTGGCATCGACCGCGTTGATGAGAATGTTGGTCACCGCCCGCACGAGCGACTCGTGGAAACCGACCACCAGCGGCAACTCCTCGCCACAGGACAGGTCGAGCGTGAGTCGCTCAGGCACCACGGCCCGTGCCACCCGGGTGACCAGCTCCGATACATCGATTTCAGCCGGTGGGCCATCGGGCAACCGACCGAACTGGGCAAAGCTGCGCGCCATGGTCTCGAGGCGTGCCGCTTCTTCGGCCAGGACATCCACGGTGTCACGCAGTTCTTCGGGAGCCTGGCGTCGCAGCCGATCCACGGCGAACCGAATGGGGGTCAGCGGGTTCTTGAGTTCGTGCGCAAAGCGGCGGGCGGACTCACGGAATGCCTCGGCGCGCTCCGCTTCCAGCGCGCGGCGTCTCCCGGTTTCCAGTTCCATGGCCATGGTGCGCATCCCCGATCTGAGTACTTCGAACTCCGGAGCGCCGCGGCGATCCGTCTGTTCCGGAATAGGCCGCCCCATGCGGACCAGCCCTGTCCAGCCGACCAGCTCATCCAGCGGACGGCTGAGCTGTCGGCTGAGATGTCCTGCCACCCGCGAGGCCCCGATGGCCACCAGCACCACCACAAACAATCCGCCCACCAGCACCAGGCGCATCGAACGCCCCGCCACAAAATCGAACCGTCGGGCCAACTGCGCCGACTCACGCAACTCGGCCTCATGCCGCTCGAGCGCCTGCCGTTGCGCCGGCGACAGCGGAGCCCGGTCGACGGCCCGGAGGGCCTCCTCGCCACTGTGCGCAATGCGTTCCCACGCTGATCGCGCCGAGAGCAGCGAGAGTGTCCGGGCGGCGAGCCCGGTCCACGCCAGCGTGACGACGACCGTGGGGATCAGCGCGAACAGCAACAACATCGCAAACAGGCGCGTACGAAAAGGAGCACGCGTACCGTCTCGGGGCGCCGCGTGACCTGGCCCCCGCACCCCCTCACGCGAGGCGAGGGGATCGAGGGCGGATTCCGCAGCAGATCCCGGACGGGATGCCGTACGCGAGGGCTCGGCGTCCGGTTTCGTGGCGGTCTGCTTCCGCATCTCGTTCATAGTCAGTAATTTACGTGGCTGTACCCGATCCCGGAGTGAGATGGCAACCTCGTGGTCCCTCGCCCCTCTCGTCGAACAGCGCGCCCAGGACACTCCTGAGCGTGTGTTGGCAACGAATGGAGCACGGACATGGACGTACCGACAGGTGGACGCTGACGCGTCCGCCCTGGCCGTGTCGTTCACGGAGTTGGGGTTGGGAGCCGGTGATCGCATCGCCGTGCATCTGCCCAACGGCATCGAGTGGATCGTGGCCACACTGGCCGCGGCCAAGCTCGGCGCGGTGGTGGTGCCGGTCAGCCCGCAGCTCAGCATTCACGACCTGCGCTATCAGCTCCGGCATGCCGAAGCGAGTGCCGTGGTCACCATCGAACGATGGAACGGCGTCGACTACCTGCAGCGCTTCGAGGAGCTGCTCGGCGACCTGCCCGACCTGCAGTACGTGGTCACGGTCGGGGAAGAGGATTTGTGGTACGACGATCGGATCTTTCAGTTCGAAGACCTGATCTCCCGTGGGGCCGGCCGACCGGTGCCGCCGCGTGCGTCCGATGAAGACACGCGGGATCTCGCGTTGATGTACACGTCGGGCACGATGGGCAAGCCCAAGGCGATGCAGCTTTCGCATCGCGCCATCGTGGAGAACGCCGTCCGTACGGCGGCCGTGCTGGTGGTCCAGCCGGACGACCGGGTGCTCACGCTGGTGTCGTTCAGTGCCATCTTCGGGTTCAGTGCGATGGTTGGCACGATGGTGAGCGGTGCGACGATCGTCTTGCAACCGTCGTTCGATGCACCGGAAGCCCTGACGCTCATGGCGACCACGCAGACCACGGTGCTGCTGGGTGTTCCGGCGCAGTACCACCTGCTCATGCGCGAAAGTGCGTTCGATCCAGCGCGGTTGCGCGCCATCCGCACCGGTCTGATGGCCGGCAGCGCAGTGGCGGAAGCGCTGGTGCGCAAAGTGCGTCGCTGGTGCGATGTGCTGGTGGCGTGGGGCCTCACGGAAACGGGTGGCGCGGTCACCGTGACCCGGCTCGATGACAGTGAGGAACGGCGGCTGCATACCGTTGGCGTCCCGATGCCTGGCATCGAGGTGATGGCGATGGACTTGTTGTCCGGACAGTTGCACGGACCCGAAGCGGTGGGCGAGCTCGCGGTGCGCGGCTCGAATATCATGGGCGGCTATCTCCGGATGCCGACCGAAACCGCCAAGGTGCTCACGCCCGACGGGTTCTTCCTCACCGGAGATCTCGGCATCATCGACGAAGACGGATGCGTGCGCATCCTGGGCCGTCGGCAGGAAACCATCTCGCGGGGCGGGTTGCAGCTCTACCCGCGCGAGATCGAGGATCGCCTTCGGGCGCATCCGGCAGTGGACGATGTCTGCGTGATCGGCGTGCCCCATGACGTCATGGGAGAGCTGGTCTGCGCGTGCATCGTTGCGGTGGAAGGGGCAGTCATCACGGGCGACGAGATCAAGCGTTTTGCCCGCGATACGATGGCTGCCGACAAAGTTCCCGATCTCGTCCGCTTCTTCGACGCGTTCCCGATGACCGGGAGCGGCAAGGTGCGTCGGCGAGAGCTCTCGCGCGCGATCGCGCTGAGTGCGAATGCCCTGAGCGCCACGGCGCTGTAGGCGATGCGCTCGATCACACCGTTTCAAATCCAGGCTGGTTCATGAGTCGCCATCTTCCCCGGTCGGGCGCGCCGTCGCCGTCCCGTTCCGTTGCGCCGTTCCATCGGGGGCCGCAGGCCGTCGCCCCCATGACGTCGCCCAATGCCGCCCCGCCGGCGCACGCGCCCAATGCCGCGTTGCTCATCGACTTCGACAACGTCACGATGGGCATCCGCTCCGATCTGCAGGAGGAGCTCAAGAATCTCCTCTCGTCGGATATCGTGAAGGGCAAGGTGGCGGTGCGCCGCGCCTACGCCGACTGGCGCCGCTACCCGCAGTACATCGTGCCGCTCACCGAGGCGTCGATCGACCTCATCTTCGCGCCGGCCTACGGCTCGTCGAAGAAGAACGCGACCGACATCCGCCTCGCGATCGATGCGCTCGAACTGGTGTTCACGCGCCCGGAGATCGGCACGTTCGTGTTGCTCTCCGGTGACTCCGACTTCTC contains these protein-coding regions:
- a CDS encoding class I adenylate-forming enzyme family protein; the protein is MATSWSLAPLVEQRAQDTPERVLATNGARTWTYRQVDADASALAVSFTELGLGAGDRIAVHLPNGIEWIVATLAAAKLGAVVVPVSPQLSIHDLRYQLRHAEASAVVTIERWNGVDYLQRFEELLGDLPDLQYVVTVGEEDLWYDDRIFQFEDLISRGAGRPVPPRASDEDTRDLALMYTSGTMGKPKAMQLSHRAIVENAVRTAAVLVVQPDDRVLTLVSFSAIFGFSAMVGTMVSGATIVLQPSFDAPEALTLMATTQTTVLLGVPAQYHLLMRESAFDPARLRAIRTGLMAGSAVAEALVRKVRRWCDVLVAWGLTETGGAVTVTRLDDSEERRLHTVGVPMPGIEVMAMDLLSGQLHGPEAVGELAVRGSNIMGGYLRMPTETAKVLTPDGFFLTGDLGIIDEDGCVRILGRRQETISRGGLQLYPREIEDRLRAHPAVDDVCVIGVPHDVMGELVCACIVAVEGAVITGDEIKRFARDTMAADKVPDLVRFFDAFPMTGSGKVRRRELSRAIALSANALSATAL